A window from Gossypium raimondii isolate GPD5lz chromosome 7, ASM2569854v1, whole genome shotgun sequence encodes these proteins:
- the LOC105767915 gene encoding thioredoxin-like fold domain-containing protein MRL7, chloroplastic, producing MLSFQIGIFPKSFLPLCLVKNNHNSCNMLPVSDVTRSTLSHWCNVWPSCVHHRRFLKTSPCFATSRKSDSNPDPDPNPDSKPKSKAETGNQDQKSVVSHNKDENPDKSFPTTIPKKPRRGRRSEAVAVEDFIRDSLEQTFESIRQQNPEVFENKESVMKDRLENQFDCDSSSDEDEDEDEKDSEAGKRGKKMVVEEDDPDWPLDAEIGWGIRASEYFEQHAIKNVVGEDGFEIDWEGEIDDSWVKEINCLEWESFAFHPSPLIVLVFERYKRATHNWKTLKELEKAIQVYWNSKDRLPPRAVKLDINIERDLAYALKVRECPQLLFLRGNRIMYREKEFRKADELVQMIAYFYYNAKKPAWIDEASICRPY from the exons ATGTTATCCTTTCAGATTGGTATCTTTCCCAAATCCTTTTTGCCTCTTTGTCTAGTGAAAAACAATCATAATTCCTGCAACATGCTGCCTGTTTCTGATGTTACTCGTAGTACTCTAAGTCATTGGTGCAACGTCTGGCCCTCCTGTGTACACCATCGCCGTTTTTTAAAAACTTCCCCTTGCTTTGCTACTTCAAGAAAATCCGATTCCAACCCTGATCCTGATCCTAATCCTGACTCGAAGCCTAAATCTAAAGCTGAAACAGGAAACCAGGACCAAAAGTCTGTAGTTTCCCATAACAAAGATGAAAATCCAGATAAAAGCTTCCCAACAACCATTCCTAAGAAGCCAAGACGGGGTCGTAGGAGTGAAGCTGTAGCTGTTGAAGATTTTATACGCGACTCACTTGAACAAACTTTTGAATCAATCCGGCAGCAGAATCCAgaagtttttgaaaataaggAAAGTGTGATGAAGGATAGACTTGAAAATCAGTTTGATTGTGACAGTAGCAGTGATGAAGATGAGGACGAGGACGAGAAGGATAGTGAAGCCGGTAAAAGAGGAAAGAAGATGGTGGTGGAAGAGGATGATCCAGATTGGCCATTGGACGCAGAAATTGGGTGGGGAATTAGGGCATCGGAGTACTTTGAGCAGCATGCTATTAAGAATGTGGTGGGTGAAGATGGTTTTGAGATTGACTGGGAAGGAGAGATTGATGATAGCTGGGTAAAGGAGATTAACTGTCTGGAGTGGGAGAGCTTTGCTTTCCATCCCAGTCCGCTAATTGTTCTTGTATTTGAGAGATACAAAAG GGCAACTCACAATTGGAAGACTTTGAAAGAGCTAGAGAAGGCGATCCAGGTATATTGGAATTCCAAGGACCGGTTACCTCCTCGG GCAGTCAAACTGGATATCAATATCGAGAGAGATTTGGCATATGCTCTTAAAGTCAGGGAATGCCCACAGCTTTTATTTTTACGCGGAAACAGGATCATGTACAGAGAGAAAG AGTTTCGCAAGGCTGATGAATTGGTCCAAATGATTGCTTATTTCTATTACAACGCGAAGAAGCCTGCATGGATTGATGAGGCATCCATATGTCGACCTTATTAG
- the LOC105767955 gene encoding LOW QUALITY PROTEIN: protein NPGR2 (The sequence of the model RefSeq protein was modified relative to this genomic sequence to represent the inferred CDS: inserted 7 bases in 5 codons; deleted 1 base in 1 codon; substituted 5 bases at 5 genomic stop codons), producing MKNKIRIEKPRRGGLGGVLGQIIKCLCTRNQLRKXDKMISESLVAENSEKKPDIRNIEEAELSLRESSSLNYKEARALLGRIEYQKGNIEAALHVFGGIDIATITPKMKLALSXRVEQSKRRSHDDAPPQMSIRTVSLLLEAIFLKAKXLQHLQRFREAAQTCKVILDIVESSIPQGLPENFSADCKLQETLNEAVEMLPELWKCSDSPHEAILSYRQALLHQWNLDAETIARIQKQFAIFLLYYGGEALPPNLCSQMDGSFIPRNNIEEAILLLMILLKKFLXERIEWDPSILDHLSFALSLYGDLRALANQIEELLPGFICRKERYHXALCSYGAGEDLVALNLLXKLLHSIEDPHCVPALLMASRICGNNXNLLEEGINFAHRSLESLDNECSELEGIANLLLGVAHSTHSKSAVXDFERVARWSKALQTLEKARNITSMKDPNILYHLSLENVEQRKLEGALYYAKSLLKLEGGFNIKGWLLLARVLSAQKRFMDSETILNASLDQTGKWDQRELLHTKAKIQLAQGXLKNAFDTYPELLGILHVQNKSFGSGKKLHKDCGCYSRSFEQEIWHDLAYLYISLSRWQDAEICLSKSNAISSFSAVRNHATGVLYERKGLLKEAXKAFQSALGIDLDHAPSLISAAGVLRQLKCQPDAVVKSFLMNTLRVDRMNPSAWYNLGLLLKAEGTPLSLEEAAECFQAAAILGELGTRLLIHSD from the exons ATGAAGAATAAAATAAGGATTGAAAAGCCTAGAAGAGGTGGA TTAGGAGGGGTTTTGGGACAGATAATCAAGTGTTTATGCACCAGAAAtcaattaagaaaataagaCAAAATGATCTCAGAATCCCTTGTTGccgaaaatagtgagaaaaaGCCAGATATTAGGAATATAGAAGAAGCTGAATTGTCTCTGCGTGAAAGCAGTTCACTGAATTATaag GAAGCAAGAGCATTGCTGGGAAGAATTGAATATCAGAAAGGAAATATAGAAGCTGCACTGCATGTGTTTGGTGGAATAGATATCGCAACAATAACTCCCAAAATGAAACTTGCCCTTTCATGAAGAGTGGAACAGAGTAAGAGACGATCACATGACGATGCTCCTCCACAAATGTCTATCCGTACTGTTAGTCTGCTGCTAGAAGCAATATTTCTGAAAGCAAAATAATTGCAGCATCTGCAAAGGTTTAGAG AAGCTGCTCAAACCTGCAAAGTTATTCTGGACATAGTTGAATCTTCAATACCACAAGGCTTGCCTGAAAACTTTAGTGCTGACTGTAAACTGCAGGAGACTCTAAACGAGGCAGTCGAGATGCTTCCAGAATTATGGAAATGTAGTGATTCTCCACATGAAGCAATCTTGTCCTACCGGCAGGCTCTTCTCCATCAGTGGAATCTTGATGCTGAAACTATTGCAAGGATTCAAAAACAGTTTGCCATATTTCTTTTGTATTATGGAGGTGAAGCACTGCCTCCAAATCTCTGCTCGCAAATGGACGGTTCCTTCATCCCTAGAAATAACATAGAGGAAGCTATACTTTTGTTAATGATACTATTAAAAAAGTTTCT TGAAAGAATTGAATGGGATCCATCAATATTGGATCATCTGTCATTTGCTCTCTCCTTGTATGGGGATTTGAGGGCTTTGGCTAACCAAATAGAAGAACTACTTCCAGGGTTTATTTGTCGCAAAGAAAGATACCA AGCTTTATGTTCTTATGGAGCAGGTGAAGATTTGGTTGCTTTGAATCTATTGTGAAAATTGTTGCACAGTATAGAGGATCCACACTGTGTTCCAGCGTTGTTAATGGCATCGAGAATTTGCGGGAACA CTAATCTTTTGGAAGAAGGAATTAATTTTGCTCATAGATCCCTTGAAAGCCTGGACAATGAATGCAGTGAGTTGGAAGGTATTGCTAACCTTTTATTAGGCGTGGCTCATTCGACACATTCAAAGTCAGCAG CCGATTTTGAGAGGGTTGCCAGATGGTCTAAGGCACTTCAGACCTTGGAAAAGGCCAGGAATATTACAAGCATGAAAGACCCTAATATTCTTTATCATCTGAGCCTGGAAAATGTTGAGCAGAGAAAATTGGAAGGTGCACTTTATTATGCAAAGTCATTACTAAAACTAGAAGGCGGTTTTAACATTAAGGGGTGGTTGTTATTGGCCCGCGTATTGTCAGCTCAAAAACGTTTTATGGATAGTGAAACCATTCTCAATGCCTCCTTGGATCAAACCGGAAAATGGGACCAAAGAGAATTGTTGCACACCAAAGCTAAGATTCAACTTGCACAGGGATAGCTCAAAAACGCTTTTGACACGTATCCTGAACTTCTTGGCATTCTTCACGTACAGAATAAAAGCTTTGGTTCCGGGAAGAAACTTCATAAG GATTGCGGATGCTATTCTAGAAGTTTTGAACAGGAAATATGGCATGATCTAGCTTATCTCTACATAAGCTTGTCAAGATGGCAAGATGCTGAGATTTGTCTTTCAAAATCGAATGCCATTAGTTCTTTCTCTGCTGTTAGAAATCATGCCACTG GTGTACTTTATGAAAGAAAAGGACTGCTGAAAGAAG CTAAGGCTTTTCAGAGCGCTTTGGGTATCGATCTCGATCATGCCCCAAGCTTGATATCAGCAGCTGGTGTGCTCAGACAACTCAAATGTCAACCCGATGCAGTTGTAAAAAGCTTTTTGATGAATACTCTCCGAGTTGATAGAATGAATCCATCAGCATGGTATAATCTCGGTCTGCTTCTCAAAGCTGAAGGCACCCCATTGTCGCTAGAAGAAGCTGCCGAATGTTTTCAGGCTGCTGCCATTCTTGGGGAACTCGGCACCCGCCTGTTGATCCATTCAGATTAA
- the LOC105767908 gene encoding uncharacterized protein LOC105767908 isoform X2, giving the protein MVGLAAIAELFGGNAGIEELEAFYPIRRDCLADIPKTRFRPRVGKTLSARRWHAAFSDDGHLDIEKVLRRIQRGGIHPSIKGFVWEFLLGCFDPNSTFDDRNQLREQRRERYAMWKTECQNMVPVIGSGKYITRPIITDDGQPIEGEDCHVTSAVSDKKVAHWMLFLHQIANQAKLWDILAIYSWVDDDIGYVQGMNDICSPMVILLENEADAFWCFEHAMRRLRENFRCSTSSIGVQSQLGILSQVIKTVDPKLHQHLEDLDGGEYLFAFRMLMVLFRREFSFVDALYLWEVMWAMEYNPNIFSLYEQPDAALDSNSTQTLHAKELKRYGKFQRKNLQNGHMDKNCALSVFLVASVLETKNRQILKDAKGLDDVVTILGEITGNLDAKKACQNALKIQDKYLKKAKKS; this is encoded by the exons ATGGTTGGATTGGCGGCAATAGCAGAGTTATTTGGTGGAAATGCCGGAATAGAGGAATTGGAGGCCTTTTATCCCATAAGACGCGATTGCTTAGCTGATATTCCAAAGACCCGTTTTAGGCCTAGG GTTGGGAAAACTCTTAGTGCAAGAAGATGGCATGCTGCATTCTCTGATGATGGTCATCTTGATATAGAAAAAGTTCTTAGACGGATCCAACGAGGA GGTATTCACCCTTCGATCAAAGGGTTTGTCTGGGAGTTCCTTTTAGGTTGCTTCGATCCTAACAGTACCTTTGATGATCGGAATCAGCTCAGAGAGCAAAGGAG GGAAAGGTATGCTATGTGGAAGACTGAATGCCAGAATATGGTGCCGGTCATTGGTAGCGGAAAGTACATTACTAGACCAATTATTACTGACGATGGCCAACCGATAGAAGGTGAAGATTGTCATGTGACAAGTGCTGTTTCAGACAAGAAAGTGGCGCACTGGATGCTTTTCCTGCATCAAATTG CTAATCAAGCAAAACTTTGGGATATTCTTGCTATATATTCATGGGTAGATGATGATATTGGTTATGTTCAAG GAATGAATGACATTTGCTCTCCAATGGTAATTCTTCTTGAAAATGAAGCCGATGCATTTTGGTGCTTTGAGCATGCAATGCGCAGACTG AGGGAAAACTTTAGGTGCAGTACAAGTTCAATAGGAGTGCAATCCCAACTTGGTATACTTTCACAAGTAATTAAAACTGTTGACCCTAAGCTTCATCAACACCTTG AGGATCTAGATGGTGGGGAGTATTTGTTTGCGTTTCGCATGCTGATGGTACTTTTCCGGAGAGAATTCTCCTTCGTCGATGCTCTGTATCTTTGGGAG GTTATGTGGGCAATGGAATACAACCCTAATATCTTCTCGTTGTACGAGCAACCCGATGCAGCTCTAGATAGCAACAGTACACAAACATTACATGCAAAGGAGCTAAAGCGGTACGgtaaatttcaaagaaaaaatctGCAGAATGGACACATGGATAAAAACTGTGCGCTCTCGGTTTTCCTTGTTGCAAGCGTCCTTGAGACCAAGAATAGGCAGATTCTAAAGGACGCTAAGGGTCTCGATGATGTTGTGACG ATATTGGGTGAGATTACTGGAAATTTGGATGCTAAGAAAGCATGTCAAAACGCACTGAAGATTCAGGACAAGTACCTGAAAAAG GCCAAGAAATCATAG
- the LOC105765517 gene encoding DNA-directed RNA polymerases II, IV and V subunit 3-like isoform X3, producing MAMLHMSEVVVVDPEAYTYDDEVLKKAEAMGKPGLVEIYAKEDSFIFTVESTGAIKASQLVLNAIEILKQKLDAVRLSEDTVEADDQFGELGAHMRGG from the coding sequence GTTGTGGTGGTTGATCCAGAGGCGTATACCTATGATGATGAGGTGCTAAAGAAAGCTGAAGCTATGGGCAAGCCAGGTCTTGTGGAGATATATGCCAAAGAAGACAGTTTCATCTTTACAGTTGAATCCACTGGTGCGATCAAAGCTTCTCAGTTGGTTCTTAATGCTATAGAAATCCTGAAACAGAAGCTGGATGCAGTTCGCCTGTCTGAGGATACTGTGGAAGCTGATGATCAGTTTGGTGAACTAGGTGCCCATATGCGAGGAGGATGA
- the LOC105767908 gene encoding uncharacterized protein LOC105767908 isoform X1 produces the protein MVGLAAIAELFGGNAGIEELEAFYPIRRDCLADIPKTRFRPRVGKTLSARRWHAAFSDDGHLDIEKVLRRIQRGGIHPSIKGFVWEFLLGCFDPNSTFDDRNQLREQRRERYAMWKTECQNMVPVIGSGKYITRPIITDDGQPIEGEDCHVTSAVSDKKVAHWMLFLHQIGLDVFRTDRALVFYEDEANQAKLWDILAIYSWVDDDIGYVQGMNDICSPMVILLENEADAFWCFEHAMRRLRENFRCSTSSIGVQSQLGILSQVIKTVDPKLHQHLEDLDGGEYLFAFRMLMVLFRREFSFVDALYLWEVMWAMEYNPNIFSLYEQPDAALDSNSTQTLHAKELKRYGKFQRKNLQNGHMDKNCALSVFLVASVLETKNRQILKDAKGLDDVVTILGEITGNLDAKKACQNALKIQDKYLKKAKKS, from the exons ATGGTTGGATTGGCGGCAATAGCAGAGTTATTTGGTGGAAATGCCGGAATAGAGGAATTGGAGGCCTTTTATCCCATAAGACGCGATTGCTTAGCTGATATTCCAAAGACCCGTTTTAGGCCTAGG GTTGGGAAAACTCTTAGTGCAAGAAGATGGCATGCTGCATTCTCTGATGATGGTCATCTTGATATAGAAAAAGTTCTTAGACGGATCCAACGAGGA GGTATTCACCCTTCGATCAAAGGGTTTGTCTGGGAGTTCCTTTTAGGTTGCTTCGATCCTAACAGTACCTTTGATGATCGGAATCAGCTCAGAGAGCAAAGGAG GGAAAGGTATGCTATGTGGAAGACTGAATGCCAGAATATGGTGCCGGTCATTGGTAGCGGAAAGTACATTACTAGACCAATTATTACTGACGATGGCCAACCGATAGAAGGTGAAGATTGTCATGTGACAAGTGCTGTTTCAGACAAGAAAGTGGCGCACTGGATGCTTTTCCTGCATCAAATTG GTTTGGATGTTTTTCGAACTGATCGAGCACTTGTGTTCTACGAGGATGAAGCTAATCAAGCAAAACTTTGGGATATTCTTGCTATATATTCATGGGTAGATGATGATATTGGTTATGTTCAAG GAATGAATGACATTTGCTCTCCAATGGTAATTCTTCTTGAAAATGAAGCCGATGCATTTTGGTGCTTTGAGCATGCAATGCGCAGACTG AGGGAAAACTTTAGGTGCAGTACAAGTTCAATAGGAGTGCAATCCCAACTTGGTATACTTTCACAAGTAATTAAAACTGTTGACCCTAAGCTTCATCAACACCTTG AGGATCTAGATGGTGGGGAGTATTTGTTTGCGTTTCGCATGCTGATGGTACTTTTCCGGAGAGAATTCTCCTTCGTCGATGCTCTGTATCTTTGGGAG GTTATGTGGGCAATGGAATACAACCCTAATATCTTCTCGTTGTACGAGCAACCCGATGCAGCTCTAGATAGCAACAGTACACAAACATTACATGCAAAGGAGCTAAAGCGGTACGgtaaatttcaaagaaaaaatctGCAGAATGGACACATGGATAAAAACTGTGCGCTCTCGGTTTTCCTTGTTGCAAGCGTCCTTGAGACCAAGAATAGGCAGATTCTAAAGGACGCTAAGGGTCTCGATGATGTTGTGACG ATATTGGGTGAGATTACTGGAAATTTGGATGCTAAGAAAGCATGTCAAAACGCACTGAAGATTCAGGACAAGTACCTGAAAAAG GCCAAGAAATCATAG
- the LOC105767949 gene encoding uncharacterized protein LOC105767949, translating into MNTKTMRLPPRRVPDSMPNNKRKERDGFDLKPQTSLPPSSKPPMPTAPPPLLSNHLLAGYLAHEFLTNGTLFGQPWDPTRPQQSPAESSKGIREKAEPNDRSAAGDAEPKPKKHQRYVEVASLLKTDGAHLPGIVNPTQLSRFLEM; encoded by the coding sequence atgaacaccaaaaCGATGCGTCTCCCTCCCCGTCGGGTGCCCGATTCCATGCCCAACAACAAACGAAAAGAGAGAGACGGTTTTGACCTCAAACCCCAAACCTCTCTTCCTCCGTCCTCGAAACCACCCATGCCGACCGCTCCTCCCCCGCTTCTCTCCAACCACCTCCTAGCGGGATACCTGGCCCACGAGTTCCTCACTAACGGGACGCTCTTCGGCCAGCCGTGGGACCCGACCCGACCTCAACAATCTCCCGCTGAATCCAGTAAGGGAATCAGAGAAAAAGCCGAGCCGAACGACAGATCCGCAGCAGGCGACGCCGAGCCGAAGCCGAAGAAGCATCAAAGGTACGTAGAAGTGGCAAGTTTGCTGAAGACCGATGGGGCCCACTTGCCGGGCATCGTCAACCCGACCCAGCTCTCTCGTTTCTTAGAGATGTAA
- the LOC105767930 gene encoding CRIB domain-containing protein RIC7: MKGLLKGFRYITQLFENGVNFNFAESDKEPEMQIGMPTDVKHVAHIGWDGPSAVNSTPSWVMNEFKTPAGGLQSTPLAQAGEERLSRKGLRAQSSSTRDMPDLPKSSKRTSSTKENASSTKQSKKPSKSTRKPKDASQTTETTTKDSKKSRRKKVKDMGGEGSSRRSRTTQESDTLSEAGSLISCDSEFVEGEGN; the protein is encoded by the exons ATGAAAGGATTGCTAAAAGGTTTTAGATACATTACTCAATTATTTG AAAATGGGGTGAACTTTAATTTTGCAGAAAGTGACAAAGAGCCTGAAATGCAGATTGGTATGCCAACAGATGTAAAGCATGTGGCTCACATAGGATGGGATGGTCCATCAGCTGTAAATTCTACACCCAGCTGggta ATGAATGAGTTCAAAACACCAGCAGGAGGGCTTCAATCAACACCTTTAGCTCAAGCAGGAGAAG AGAGGTTGAGCCGAAAAGGTTTGAGGGCACAAAGTTCTTCAACAAGAGACATGCCCGACCTGCCTAAATCATCAAAGCGCACTTCATCCACTAAAGAAAATGCTTCTTCAACAAAGCAATCGAAGAAGCCTTCCAAGTCGACTAGAAAACCCAAGGATGCAAGCCAAACAACCGAGACAACCACAAAAGACTCAAAGAAAAGTAGGCGAAAGAAGGTGAAAGACATGGGTGGTGAAGGAAGCTCCAGGCGGTCCAGAACCACCCAGGAGTCGGATACTCTGTCCGAGGCAGGGTCCCTAATCAGTTGTGATTCAGAGTTTGTAGAAGGGGAGGGTAATTGA